One window of the Anaeromyxobacter dehalogenans 2CP-C genome contains the following:
- a CDS encoding ATP-binding cassette domain-containing protein encodes MRRPLVTLDRVDVRLGGVPVLAGVTLALHAGEGLAVLGGNGAGKSTLLRLLRGELWPDPRGGRRLFHGPDGAFESPIGARERFARVAPEAQDAYLRNEWDLPVEAVIRSGFFDALWPSEAATAEQSRRVREVARALGVAGLLGRSVLELSRGEGRRVLLARALAPRPEALFLDEACDGLDAPARAGLLETVSAIARGGVAVVMATHRPEELVPELGRVIRLEGGRIAWEGDRAAARAGAREAPAPPRAPGREAGPRAALFELRGATVLVDGRAVLDGVDWTVRAGERWAITGPNGAGKSTLLRLLAGEEQPARGAVDRLGLGPRASAEDLRGRVGLVSPELQARHRFDARAADVVLSGFAGTIGLAVEPTARERALAAAAAERLGVTPLLGRHVLSLSYGELRKVLIARALAPAPRALLLDEPLAGLDPAARAWVLRVLDELGAAGTAIVAVSHHADELPGAVDERARLDAGRLAVDA; translated from the coding sequence ATGCGCCGGCCGCTCGTCACGCTCGACCGGGTGGACGTCCGCCTGGGCGGCGTCCCCGTCCTCGCCGGCGTCACCCTGGCGCTCCACGCCGGCGAGGGGCTGGCGGTGCTGGGCGGGAACGGCGCGGGAAAGTCCACGCTCCTGCGGCTGCTCCGCGGCGAGCTCTGGCCGGATCCGCGCGGCGGGCGGCGCCTCTTCCACGGGCCGGACGGGGCCTTCGAGAGCCCCATCGGCGCGCGCGAGCGGTTCGCGCGGGTGGCGCCCGAGGCGCAAGACGCCTACCTGCGCAACGAATGGGACCTGCCGGTCGAGGCGGTGATCCGCTCCGGCTTCTTCGACGCGCTGTGGCCGTCCGAGGCGGCGACGGCGGAGCAGTCGCGGCGCGTCCGCGAGGTGGCCCGCGCGCTGGGCGTGGCGGGGCTGCTGGGGCGATCGGTGCTGGAGCTGTCGCGCGGCGAGGGGCGCCGCGTGCTGCTGGCGCGCGCGCTCGCGCCGCGGCCGGAGGCGCTGTTCCTGGACGAGGCCTGCGACGGGCTCGACGCGCCGGCGCGGGCCGGCCTGCTCGAGACCGTCTCCGCGATCGCGCGCGGCGGCGTGGCCGTGGTGATGGCCACGCACCGGCCCGAGGAGCTCGTGCCCGAGCTGGGCCGCGTCATCCGGCTGGAGGGCGGGCGGATCGCGTGGGAGGGCGACCGCGCCGCCGCGCGGGCGGGCGCGCGCGAGGCCCCCGCGCCGCCCCGCGCGCCGGGGCGCGAGGCCGGCCCGCGCGCGGCGCTGTTCGAGCTCCGCGGCGCTACCGTGCTCGTGGACGGGCGCGCGGTGCTCGACGGCGTGGACTGGACGGTCCGCGCCGGCGAGCGCTGGGCGATCACCGGCCCGAACGGCGCGGGGAAGTCCACGCTGCTCCGGCTGCTCGCGGGCGAGGAGCAGCCGGCGCGCGGCGCGGTGGACCGGCTCGGCCTCGGGCCGCGCGCGTCCGCCGAGGACCTGCGCGGCCGCGTGGGCCTGGTCTCGCCGGAGCTGCAGGCGCGCCACCGCTTCGACGCGCGCGCCGCGGACGTCGTGCTCTCCGGGTTCGCCGGGACGATCGGGCTCGCGGTGGAGCCCACCGCGCGCGAGCGGGCGCTGGCCGCCGCCGCGGCGGAGCGGCTCGGGGTGACGCCGCTGCTCGGGCGGCACGTGCTGTCGCTCTCCTACGGCGAGCTCCGCAAGGTGCTCATCGCCCGCGCGCTCGCGCCGGCGCCGCGGGCGCTGCTGCTCGACGAGCCCCTCGCCGGCCTCGACCCCGCCGCGCGCGCCTGGGTGCTCCGGGTGCTCGACGAGCTGGGCGCGGCCGGCACCGCGATCGTGGCCGTGTCCCACCACGCCGACGAGCTGCCCGGCGCGGTGGACGAGCGGGCGCGGCTCGACGCGGGACGGCTCGCCGTGGACGCCTGA
- a CDS encoding cache domain-containing protein: protein MVRQIAVPFEADRPLRPPTMRSISLELRLIVAIVALCVGAALLGARLGGGIVEQQVEEAGASRLRGAAEAFASQERAEVEKLSSTLDALLSRDDLRDAFAARDRERLLALAAPLFETMRERDRITHWYFIAPEPDATVFLRVHRPELRGDKVDRVTFRRAVETGDVGAGKELGRTAFALRVVRPWMRDGKVIGYLELAEEIDHFLGAMKSRTGDDYGILVKKRFLDQRRWAEVLGERSNTWNDRADVVVVDTTTFTEGIIDYEGDLEALPDDGVALGEVVREDRAYMRGIFPLRDAGGRKVGGLFVLHDFSAEHGAARAAMLRSFMMLIGLGAVLTVLLATLLHYAVFARLRRLERRLAREADERQLPPGRMVELTDDEISRLEVLLRRALFPSRDEVPRDPSSSRGRG, encoded by the coding sequence ATGGTACGGCAGATCGCCGTCCCCTTCGAAGCCGACCGCCCCCTCCGCCCGCCCACCATGCGCTCCATCTCCCTCGAGCTCCGGCTCATCGTCGCCATCGTCGCCCTCTGCGTCGGGGCCGCCCTCCTCGGCGCCCGGCTCGGCGGCGGGATCGTCGAGCAGCAGGTGGAGGAGGCGGGCGCGAGCCGCCTGCGCGGCGCGGCGGAGGCGTTCGCGTCGCAGGAGCGCGCGGAGGTGGAGAAGCTCTCCTCGACGCTCGACGCGCTCCTGTCGCGCGACGACCTGCGCGACGCGTTCGCGGCGCGCGACCGCGAGCGCCTGCTGGCGCTCGCGGCGCCGCTGTTCGAGACCATGCGCGAGCGGGACCGGATCACCCACTGGTACTTCATCGCCCCCGAGCCGGACGCCACCGTGTTCCTGCGCGTGCACCGGCCCGAGCTGCGCGGCGACAAGGTCGATCGGGTGACGTTCCGCCGGGCCGTCGAGACCGGTGACGTCGGCGCCGGCAAGGAGCTGGGACGCACCGCGTTCGCGCTGCGGGTGGTGCGGCCCTGGATGCGGGACGGGAAGGTGATCGGCTACCTCGAGCTGGCCGAGGAGATCGACCACTTCCTGGGCGCGATGAAGTCGCGCACCGGCGACGACTACGGGATCCTGGTGAAGAAGCGCTTCCTGGACCAGCGGCGCTGGGCCGAGGTGCTCGGCGAGCGCTCCAACACCTGGAACGACCGCGCCGACGTGGTCGTGGTGGACACCACCACGTTCACCGAGGGCATCATCGACTACGAGGGCGACCTCGAGGCGCTGCCGGACGACGGCGTGGCGCTGGGCGAGGTGGTCCGCGAGGACCGCGCGTACATGCGCGGCATCTTCCCGCTGCGCGACGCGGGCGGGCGCAAGGTGGGCGGCCTGTTCGTGCTGCACGACTTCTCCGCCGAGCACGGCGCGGCCCGCGCCGCCATGCTCCGCTCCTTCATGATGCTGATCGGCCTGGGCGCGGTCCTGACGGTGCTGCTCGCGACCCTGCTGCACTACGCGGTGTTCGCCCGACTGCGGCGGCTGGAGCGGCGTCTCGCGCGCGAGGCGGACGAGCGGCAGCTGCCGCCCGGACGGATGGTCGAGCTCACCGACGACGAGATCTCCCGGCTCGAGGTGCTGCTGCGGCGCGCGCTGTTCCCGAGCCGCGACGAAGTGCCACGCGACCCTTCGTCCTCCCGTGGCCGGGGTTGA
- a CDS encoding histone deacetylase family protein, with protein MRPRALLYRLRSWFYRRDVTLWYDPRYRLPLSGLESGAGMEPRRADFVAWWLAECGAVPRARRRAPRRISFEDLARVHDAELLESLGHPDTLARVFAVDPSDVPVDEVMTTVRLACGGTLGAARETLRTRAPAVNLLGGFHHAFPGAAGGFCPVNDVAVAIAALRADGFTGRVAVLDLDAHPPDGIAACLARDPDHWIGSISGSDWGPLEGVDETVLPPGSGDAAYLEALGALLSRMPRPQLAFVLAGGDVLAGDRFGQLGLSLDGARERDLLVAAELDFVPSVWLAAGGYSRRSWRALAGTGMAVAAGSLAPIPDEYDPLSARFELVSQRILPGDLGDTGDITAEDLEEALGMRPRRQRLLLGFYTASGIEHALFRYGVLEQLERMGFRQFRVGFDSAGLGERVRLHGEAEGQEHLLVELILERRHVLGVEVLFVHWLSLRNPRAQFSDRRPRLPGQEVPGLGLAREAGSMLARMAIRLGLGGVAFRPAHFHTAYAARHAFAFIDPERQGRFEALVRDLAAVPLLEATRAVSDGRVLLDGRPYAWEADEMAYWLRESPSEPGEVERERERVRFTLLPEAPPAAVRAPAPPGAA; from the coding sequence ATGCGCCCGCGCGCCCTCCTCTACCGGCTCCGCTCCTGGTTCTACCGCCGGGACGTGACGCTCTGGTACGACCCGCGCTACCGGCTTCCGCTCTCCGGCCTGGAGTCCGGGGCCGGCATGGAGCCGCGCCGCGCGGACTTCGTGGCCTGGTGGCTGGCCGAGTGCGGCGCGGTGCCGCGCGCCCGGCGCCGCGCGCCGCGGCGGATCTCGTTCGAGGACCTGGCGCGCGTCCACGACGCGGAGCTGCTCGAGTCGCTGGGCCACCCCGACACGCTGGCGCGCGTGTTCGCGGTGGACCCGTCCGACGTGCCGGTGGACGAGGTGATGACCACGGTGCGCCTGGCCTGCGGCGGCACGCTGGGCGCGGCGCGAGAGACGCTCCGGACGCGCGCGCCCGCGGTCAACCTGCTGGGCGGCTTCCACCACGCGTTCCCCGGCGCGGCCGGCGGGTTCTGCCCGGTCAACGACGTCGCCGTCGCGATCGCCGCGCTCCGCGCCGACGGGTTCACGGGCCGCGTGGCGGTCCTCGATCTCGACGCGCACCCGCCCGACGGCATCGCCGCCTGCCTGGCGCGGGATCCCGATCACTGGATCGGCTCCATCTCCGGGTCGGACTGGGGGCCGCTCGAGGGCGTGGACGAGACGGTGCTCCCGCCCGGCAGCGGCGACGCCGCCTACCTCGAGGCGCTGGGCGCGCTGCTCTCGCGGATGCCCCGGCCGCAGCTCGCGTTCGTGCTGGCCGGGGGCGACGTGCTGGCCGGCGATCGCTTCGGCCAGCTCGGGCTCTCGCTGGACGGCGCGCGCGAGCGCGACCTGCTCGTCGCCGCCGAGCTGGACTTCGTGCCCAGCGTGTGGCTGGCGGCGGGCGGCTACTCGCGGCGCTCCTGGCGCGCCCTGGCCGGCACCGGCATGGCGGTCGCGGCCGGCTCGCTGGCGCCCATCCCGGACGAGTACGACCCGCTCTCCGCCCGCTTCGAGCTGGTCTCCCAGCGGATCCTGCCCGGCGACCTGGGCGACACCGGCGACATCACCGCCGAGGACCTCGAGGAGGCCCTCGGCATGCGGCCGCGGCGCCAGCGGCTGCTGCTCGGCTTCTACACGGCCTCCGGGATCGAGCACGCGCTGTTCCGCTACGGCGTGCTGGAGCAGCTCGAGCGGATGGGCTTCCGGCAGTTCCGGGTCGGGTTCGACTCCGCCGGCCTGGGCGAGCGGGTGCGGCTCCACGGCGAGGCGGAGGGGCAGGAGCACCTGCTCGTGGAGCTGATCCTGGAGCGGCGGCACGTCCTCGGGGTGGAGGTGCTGTTCGTCCACTGGCTCTCGCTGCGCAACCCGCGGGCGCAGTTCAGCGACCGCCGGCCGCGCCTGCCGGGCCAGGAGGTGCCCGGGCTCGGCCTGGCGCGCGAGGCCGGGTCGATGCTGGCGCGCATGGCCATCCGCCTCGGGCTGGGCGGCGTCGCCTTCCGCCCGGCGCACTTCCACACCGCCTACGCCGCCCGCCACGCGTTCGCGTTCATCGACCCGGAGCGGCAGGGGCGCTTCGAGGCGCTGGTGCGCGACCTCGCGGCGGTGCCGCTGCTCGAGGCGACGCGCGCCGTCTCCGACGGCCGCGTGCTCCTCGACGGGCGGCCCTACGCGTGGGAGGCGGACGAGATGGCGTACTGGCTGCGCGAGTCGCCGTCCGAGCCGGGCGAGGTGGAGCGCGAGCGCGAGCGGGTCCGCTTCACGCTGCTGCCCGAGGCGCCCCCGGCGGCGGTCAGGGCGCCGGCTCCGCCAGGAGCTGCCTGA
- a CDS encoding M23 family metallopeptidase yields MPLAPLLALLAAATPSLTLAPEVARPGDAVLVRVTGAGPEAPRATLGGRPLTFWRAGAEWRALAALPIETPAGDLPAEAEAAGAALRGVLRIVEPGFSSRALTLAPKYVEPPEAVKARIAADRKAFAEAYARPFEPPAFSRPFALPRRAPTSGRYGDQRVLNGEKPSVHYGLDLTGPRGAPVAAANAGRVVLVRDAYLSGRSVVLWHGAGIYTLYFHLDRVDVRAGQVVRRGQRIGRLGSTGRSTGPHLHWSVRVDGLLVDPESLVAIDFARGVAPARAPAPSRAVAAPAAVAAPGAPAAPIAPAAAGAPPALPGAQR; encoded by the coding sequence GTGCCGCTCGCCCCGCTCCTCGCCCTGCTCGCCGCCGCCACCCCGTCCCTGACCCTCGCGCCCGAGGTGGCCCGCCCGGGCGACGCGGTGCTGGTGCGCGTGACGGGCGCCGGGCCGGAGGCGCCGCGCGCGACGCTCGGCGGGCGTCCGCTCACGTTCTGGCGCGCCGGCGCGGAGTGGCGCGCGCTGGCGGCGCTCCCCATCGAGACGCCGGCCGGCGACCTCCCCGCCGAGGCCGAGGCCGCCGGCGCCGCGCTGCGGGGCGTCCTGCGGATCGTCGAGCCCGGGTTCTCCTCGCGCGCGCTCACCCTCGCGCCGAAGTACGTGGAGCCGCCCGAGGCGGTGAAGGCGCGCATCGCGGCCGATCGCAAGGCGTTCGCCGAGGCCTACGCGCGCCCGTTCGAGCCGCCCGCGTTCTCGCGCCCCTTCGCGCTCCCGCGGCGCGCGCCCACCTCGGGCCGCTACGGCGACCAGCGGGTGCTGAACGGCGAGAAGCCGAGCGTGCACTACGGGCTCGACCTGACCGGGCCGCGCGGCGCGCCGGTCGCGGCCGCGAACGCCGGGCGGGTGGTGCTGGTGCGCGACGCCTACCTGTCCGGCCGGAGCGTGGTGCTGTGGCACGGGGCGGGCATCTACACGCTCTACTTCCACCTCGACCGGGTGGACGTCCGCGCCGGCCAGGTGGTGCGCCGCGGGCAGCGCATCGGGCGGCTCGGCTCGACCGGCCGCTCCACCGGGCCGCACCTGCACTGGAGCGTGCGGGTGGACGGCCTGCTCGTGGATCCGGAGTCGCTGGTGGCCATCGACTTCGCCCGCGGCGTCGCGCCGGCCCGCGCGCCGGCGCCCTCGCGCGCGGTGGCCGCGCCGGCCGCGGTCGCTGCGCCGGGTGCGCCAGCCGCGCCGATCGCGCCCGCCGCCGCCGGGGCGCCGCCCGCGCTGCCCGGCGCGCAGCGCTGA
- a CDS encoding inositol monophosphatase family protein, producing MSEATELREACAEAARRGGAVLRERWGQARSVELKGEIDLVTDADRASEAAVLGFLRGRFPGAGILAEESGASGGPGGEGRLRFVVDPLDGTTNYAHGLPQFAVNVAALDAAGIAAGATYDPLRDELFTAARGGGAHLDGAPLRASARGELVQALLVTGFPYDVHQRHERPLRLFGAFVRRARGVRRLGSAALDLAYVAAGRFDGFWEERLKPWDVAPGILIAREAGALVTDLEGGDRMLETGDILAAAPALHARMLEVIRREG from the coding sequence ATGAGCGAGGCGACGGAGCTGCGGGAGGCCTGCGCCGAGGCGGCGCGGCGGGGCGGGGCGGTGCTGCGGGAGCGGTGGGGCCAGGCGCGCTCGGTGGAGCTGAAGGGCGAGATCGACCTCGTCACCGACGCGGACCGGGCGAGCGAGGCGGCGGTGCTGGGCTTCCTGCGCGGCCGCTTCCCCGGGGCCGGGATCCTGGCGGAGGAGTCGGGCGCGAGCGGCGGCCCGGGCGGCGAGGGCCGGCTCCGCTTCGTGGTGGACCCGCTCGACGGGACGACGAACTACGCGCACGGGCTGCCGCAGTTCGCGGTGAACGTGGCCGCGCTCGACGCCGCCGGGATCGCCGCCGGCGCGACCTACGACCCGCTCCGCGACGAGCTGTTCACCGCCGCCCGCGGCGGCGGGGCGCACCTGGACGGCGCACCGCTGCGGGCGTCCGCCCGGGGCGAGCTGGTGCAGGCGCTGCTCGTCACCGGCTTCCCCTACGACGTGCACCAGCGCCACGAGCGGCCGCTCCGCCTGTTCGGCGCGTTCGTGCGGCGCGCCCGGGGCGTCCGGCGGCTCGGGAGCGCGGCGCTCGACCTCGCCTACGTGGCGGCGGGGCGCTTCGACGGCTTCTGGGAGGAGCGGCTGAAGCCGTGGGACGTCGCGCCGGGGATCCTGATCGCGCGCGAGGCCGGCGCCCTGGTCACCGACCTGGAGGGCGGCGACCGGATGCTGGAGACCGGGGACATTTTGGCCGCGGCGCCGGCGCTGCACGCGCGCATGCTGGAGGTCATCCGGCGCGAGGGGTAG
- a CDS encoding sensor histidine kinase, whose protein sequence is MRAVPFWRRLSTKLLAAVVLLALLALAGVVLAERRFERHLQDEVIRSTALLGDAVTTVGQAALLSAAERHDFRTIGRVAALEGVERLRVLGPRGAVRFSSVPEEVGQTRDKGHRSCSPCHADREVPLSRVPPAQRWREERGPGGRRLVLTTPIYNDHGCATAECHVHPPGRQVLGLLETDVAIDPILSGVASFRRGFVSLLVIAIVATSALMYLFLRSEVLGPVAALVEGTRRVAKDQLDVEVRVRSRGELGNLAASFNDMTRSLRRLEDELNGLLAGLEEQVQARTADLRNAQEQLVRTEKLSSLGKLSASIAHEINNPLAGILTFAKLVSRTLAEGPPDDARRAVLQRNLGLVEREAQRCSAIVRNLLDFARERPMAKKPVDPGAAVEEALSLIANQIAIQGVKLQRDLPPLPQVLADFGQLRQAFVNVAMNACEAMGAKGGRLRVSARAPEGAVEIAFADDGPGMPPERVSHIFDPFFTTKEKGTGLGLSVVYGIVQRHGGSIAVDSTEGQGTTFTLRLPAMPAERPAEPPVPPIPADPAAAPARAQG, encoded by the coding sequence GTGCGCGCAGTGCCCTTCTGGCGCCGCCTCTCGACCAAGCTGCTCGCCGCCGTGGTGCTGCTCGCGCTGCTGGCGCTCGCGGGGGTGGTGCTGGCGGAGCGGCGCTTCGAGCGGCACCTCCAGGACGAGGTCATCCGCTCCACCGCGCTGCTCGGCGACGCGGTCACCACCGTGGGCCAGGCCGCCCTGCTCTCGGCGGCCGAGCGCCACGACTTCCGGACCATCGGGCGGGTGGCGGCGCTCGAAGGCGTGGAGCGCCTGCGCGTCCTCGGCCCCCGCGGCGCCGTCCGGTTCTCCAGCGTCCCCGAGGAGGTGGGGCAGACCCGCGACAAGGGCCACCGGTCCTGCTCCCCGTGCCACGCGGACCGCGAGGTGCCGCTCTCGCGCGTGCCTCCCGCGCAGCGGTGGCGCGAGGAGCGCGGCCCCGGCGGCCGGCGCCTCGTGCTCACCACCCCCATCTACAACGACCACGGCTGCGCCACCGCCGAGTGCCACGTCCACCCGCCCGGCCGGCAGGTGCTGGGGCTGCTCGAGACCGACGTGGCCATCGATCCGATCCTCTCCGGCGTGGCCTCGTTCCGGCGCGGCTTCGTGTCGCTGCTCGTGATCGCGATCGTCGCGACCTCGGCGCTCATGTACCTGTTCCTCCGCTCCGAGGTGCTCGGGCCGGTGGCCGCGCTGGTCGAGGGCACGCGGCGCGTGGCGAAGGACCAGCTCGACGTGGAGGTGCGCGTCCGCTCGCGCGGCGAGCTCGGCAACCTGGCCGCGTCGTTCAACGACATGACCCGCTCGCTCCGGCGCCTGGAGGACGAGCTGAACGGGCTGCTGGCCGGGCTGGAGGAGCAGGTCCAGGCGCGCACCGCCGACCTGCGCAACGCGCAGGAGCAGCTCGTGCGCACGGAGAAGCTCTCCTCGCTGGGCAAGCTCTCGGCCTCCATCGCCCACGAGATCAACAACCCGCTCGCGGGCATCCTCACGTTCGCGAAGCTGGTGTCGCGCACCCTGGCCGAGGGCCCGCCCGACGACGCGCGGCGCGCCGTGCTGCAGCGGAACCTGGGGCTGGTCGAGCGCGAGGCGCAGCGCTGCAGCGCCATCGTCCGCAACCTGCTCGACTTCGCGCGCGAGCGGCCCATGGCCAAGAAGCCGGTGGACCCGGGCGCGGCGGTGGAGGAGGCCCTGTCGCTCATCGCGAACCAGATCGCCATCCAGGGCGTGAAGCTGCAGCGCGACCTGCCGCCGCTCCCGCAGGTGCTCGCCGACTTCGGCCAGCTCCGCCAGGCGTTCGTGAACGTGGCGATGAACGCCTGCGAGGCGATGGGCGCGAAGGGCGGGCGGCTCCGGGTCAGCGCGCGCGCGCCGGAGGGCGCGGTGGAGATCGCGTTCGCGGACGACGGGCCGGGCATGCCGCCGGAGCGGGTGAGCCACATCTTCGACCCGTTCTTCACGACCAAGGAGAAGGGCACCGGCCTCGGGCTCTCGGTGGTGTACGGCATCGTGCAGCGCCACGGCGGGAGCATCGCGGTGGACAGCACCGAGGGCCAGGGCACCACGTTCACGCTCCGGCTGCCGGCGATGCCGGCGGAGCGGCCGGCGGAGCCGCCCGTGCCCCCCATCCCGGCCGACCCGGCCGCCGCGCCGGCGCGCGCGCAGGGCTGA